From the Bdellovibrio reynosensis genome, one window contains:
- the flgB gene encoding flagellar basal body rod protein FlgB: MSNLFDKTTNALASSIAMRQIRNNVISSNIANAETPGYHAKKMDFEGALQRALDLDGQSALSTSDSKHFGIGGVSVTKTRPDIYDDPEGAVNNDGNTVDLEKEMSALSENAIMYKTALQLINKKMAALKYAATDGGR, encoded by the coding sequence ATGAGTAACTTGTTCGATAAAACAACCAACGCGCTAGCAAGTTCAATTGCGATGCGCCAGATCCGTAACAACGTAATTTCATCAAATATCGCCAACGCAGAAACGCCTGGCTATCACGCCAAGAAAATGGATTTTGAAGGAGCTTTACAAAGAGCTTTGGACCTGGATGGTCAAAGTGCCCTTAGCACGAGCGATTCAAAACACTTCGGTATCGGTGGCGTGAGTGTTACTAAAACTCGCCCCGATATTTACGACGATCCAGAAGGTGCAGTGAACAACGATGGCAACACTGTCGATCTTGAAAAAGAAATGTCGGCACTCTCTGAAAACGCCATCATGTATAAAACAGCTCTGCAATTGATTAATAAAAAAATGGCAGCGTTAAAATACGCAGCTACTGACGGTGGCCGGTAG
- a CDS encoding MlaD family protein, with product MESHTSTQLKVGIFLAVGAVLIMASLFFLGADRALFTSYVRLHAHFDQVQGLSVGSVVSLSGVTVGNVEAITFLPEVNALDVKMKVDADYIPRIRQGSQVEIRTQGALGDKFVFIIPGDPRAEVVKEGEVLQIAKATDVLGIISERGNETNRIFDIINELYKMTHAMNENNRMGRLMGNLETASTSLTLASKEAQKLATQLNESATGDKFASSLNKLDSILTKIDKGQGSLGALINDPSLHNQLKAMVGANDRKDHVKSLLRQSIDQGTKATKD from the coding sequence ATGGAATCACACACTAGCACCCAGCTAAAAGTTGGAATCTTTTTAGCCGTGGGCGCTGTCCTAATTATGGCTTCGTTGTTTTTCCTGGGTGCAGACCGCGCACTATTTACTTCTTACGTAAGACTGCACGCACACTTTGATCAAGTTCAGGGTTTGTCAGTAGGTAGCGTTGTTTCTTTATCGGGCGTGACTGTTGGTAACGTTGAAGCGATCACTTTTCTTCCGGAAGTTAATGCGCTAGATGTGAAAATGAAAGTGGACGCTGACTACATCCCACGTATCCGTCAAGGTTCACAAGTGGAAATTCGTACCCAAGGGGCCTTGGGTGATAAGTTCGTATTCATTATCCCAGGTGATCCACGTGCTGAAGTTGTTAAAGAAGGTGAAGTTTTGCAAATCGCTAAAGCCACCGACGTTCTAGGAATTATTTCTGAAAGAGGAAATGAAACCAACCGCATCTTTGATATAATCAATGAGCTTTACAAAATGACCCACGCGATGAATGAAAACAATCGTATGGGAAGACTGATGGGAAATCTTGAAACTGCGAGCACAAGTTTGACCTTGGCAAGTAAAGAAGCGCAGAAGCTTGCGACTCAGTTAAATGAAAGTGCAACGGGCGATAAGTTCGCAAGCTCCCTGAACAAACTAGATTCGATTCTTACCAAGATCGATAAAGGTCAAGGAAGTCTAGGTGCGCTTATCAACGATCCAAGTCTTCATAATCAATTAAAAGCAATGGTGGGAGCGAATGATAGGAAAGATCACGTAAAATCGCTTCTACGCCAATCTATTGACCAAGGCACCAAAGCGACAAAGGATTAG
- a CDS encoding DUF721 domain-containing protein codes for MDSNQKPKGKLSIGSEVLQSLFENGKSPLSEQFMRWKLWAKWEEVVGPTIAKNAEPVGFQRGVLFVWVRNSTWMQQMIFMKDHMRNTINQKFESNFVKYIKFTLDRRDVPSSDNEGFKEMIQKIAPEGDND; via the coding sequence ATGGATTCCAATCAGAAACCCAAAGGCAAATTATCAATCGGCTCGGAAGTACTACAGAGTCTTTTTGAAAATGGCAAGTCACCATTATCCGAGCAATTTATGCGTTGGAAATTGTGGGCTAAATGGGAAGAAGTCGTGGGACCTACCATTGCAAAAAATGCGGAACCCGTAGGTTTTCAAAGGGGAGTTTTGTTCGTGTGGGTGCGAAACTCAACCTGGATGCAACAGATGATTTTTATGAAAGATCATATGCGCAACACCATCAATCAGAAATTCGAATCTAACTTTGTAAAATATATCAAGTTCACACTGGATCGCCGTGACGTCCCGTCGTCAGATAATGAGGGCTTTAAAGAAATGATTCAGAAAATCGCACCCGAAGGCGATAACGACTAG
- a CDS encoding tetratricopeptide repeat protein, producing MNTLQRIIMAGCLIIGLVTAAHAANKVNGSINFQGDTVHLEFTGQQNWDYDVKRLEVKGQTVVEMAVPALDDSTIQALSAFKSEFVTGIVVDRQGPDGKSVVKFTLAGENIDTFDYLTDQPSRLIMDFYLNPNAKKEVPAVAKKSEPAAVADKAKSTDTVAKVKTNKKRNPATADVLALSNQGIAVAANDEAPIKAGIFDGGDPEYDRFAIKDYQIKEDAIIRAKDNYYIPFPMLQTPVSFWEKLKVTPTIYQITPKATEENKQARLLLTLFEKQRYAVYLKTQAWFKEKYPNSEYNEMIDFMTADVHLSLWQNENRGGSYDEAMQRYKDAIAKYPQSPLAERTSLKTGFLSLEKGDAINALRLFNDHIENKNFGAKNSLSKDLARVGTGLAFMKINKWNDAAAQFAEVEKNTQNRDLKVEAAFRQGDIWARAKNYDKAVAEYQAALKKYPEGQNFYPNAFYNQAESLFWMKKYPESLDVYRTYIKKFPSDDHAAFAMTRMGELLDIFGADKSRVMGAYLETFFRYGESPSAVVARLRLLSARMKGMKPKEVNHAVGEIMSLAKKIDLPNIEQFSTVMVGDGYTSRGEFPKSIDLLSKYYKEHPTSVDVPLMTNRIVANINEKLSSEVAQGNFIAALKTHSKFADNWLKNSKRLDTKYNVGRAFEMGGAPVEAEKYYKDVLNRIYAIRGTQEAKEIKAKENLPSEDELNLRLSAVFTNEQKYNQAYEFLKNIKNPETLTEEAQIERVNIAVRLLEKRGDNESAIRYLGELLRTWKGQPELVAEPYLKLAELQMKQNRSADALQALGMIDKLQSDSDKVSPVVHAKALEMTGDIQLEKGQPSEAIASYEKLLEKYEDKRPLSSIRYKLGQIHFNKGEIQKAATVWNEFKGEKSEFWKNLAQEQLKNSEWRDGYKKYIKRIPAMSENEQGK from the coding sequence GTGAACACTTTGCAAAGAATCATAATGGCAGGATGCCTGATCATTGGTCTAGTTACTGCGGCTCATGCTGCAAACAAGGTCAATGGCTCAATCAATTTTCAAGGTGACACTGTTCACTTAGAGTTTACCGGTCAACAAAACTGGGATTATGACGTTAAACGCCTTGAGGTGAAAGGCCAAACCGTTGTTGAGATGGCTGTTCCGGCCTTAGATGACTCTACTATTCAGGCATTGTCTGCATTTAAAAGTGAGTTCGTTACAGGTATCGTCGTAGATCGCCAAGGTCCAGACGGTAAATCTGTGGTGAAGTTCACCTTAGCTGGCGAAAATATTGATACCTTTGATTATCTAACGGACCAACCTTCGCGTTTGATCATGGATTTTTATCTAAATCCAAATGCAAAAAAAGAAGTTCCAGCGGTAGCAAAAAAATCTGAACCAGCAGCAGTCGCTGATAAAGCTAAGTCCACAGATACAGTTGCAAAAGTTAAAACAAACAAAAAAAGAAATCCAGCTACGGCGGATGTCTTGGCTCTCTCCAACCAAGGCATCGCCGTAGCAGCGAACGACGAGGCTCCGATAAAAGCCGGGATCTTTGATGGTGGTGATCCAGAATACGATCGTTTTGCAATCAAGGATTATCAGATTAAAGAAGATGCGATCATTCGCGCGAAAGATAACTACTATATTCCGTTTCCGATGTTGCAAACTCCGGTCAGCTTTTGGGAAAAGCTGAAAGTCACGCCGACGATTTATCAAATCACGCCGAAAGCGACAGAAGAAAACAAACAAGCTCGTTTGCTACTTACATTATTTGAAAAACAAAGATATGCGGTTTACTTAAAAACCCAAGCTTGGTTTAAAGAGAAATATCCAAATTCTGAATACAACGAAATGATTGATTTCATGACGGCCGATGTTCATTTGTCTTTGTGGCAAAATGAAAATCGCGGCGGCAGTTATGACGAAGCGATGCAAAGGTATAAAGATGCTATCGCCAAATATCCGCAATCGCCATTAGCTGAAAGAACATCGCTTAAGACAGGTTTCTTGTCTTTAGAAAAAGGCGATGCCATCAATGCACTTCGTTTATTTAACGATCACATTGAAAATAAAAATTTTGGCGCAAAGAATTCTTTGTCTAAAGATTTAGCTCGCGTGGGTACAGGTCTAGCATTCATGAAAATAAATAAGTGGAATGATGCTGCTGCCCAGTTTGCTGAGGTCGAAAAGAACACGCAAAACCGTGACTTGAAAGTGGAAGCCGCTTTCCGTCAGGGTGACATCTGGGCTCGGGCTAAGAACTATGATAAAGCAGTTGCTGAATACCAAGCAGCTTTAAAGAAATATCCAGAAGGTCAGAACTTTTATCCAAATGCATTCTATAACCAGGCCGAATCTTTGTTCTGGATGAAGAAATATCCTGAAAGTTTGGATGTTTATCGCACTTATATCAAAAAATTCCCAAGCGATGATCATGCTGCGTTTGCGATGACTCGTATGGGGGAGCTTCTTGATATATTCGGAGCTGATAAGTCCCGCGTAATGGGTGCGTACCTTGAAACATTCTTCCGTTATGGTGAATCTCCAAGTGCGGTTGTGGCTCGTTTGCGTCTACTAAGTGCGCGTATGAAAGGGATGAAACCAAAGGAAGTGAATCACGCGGTTGGCGAGATTATGTCTTTAGCTAAAAAGATTGATCTACCTAACATCGAACAATTCTCAACGGTGATGGTGGGCGATGGCTATACCAGCCGTGGTGAATTCCCGAAGTCCATTGATTTACTTTCTAAATATTATAAAGAACATCCAACTTCAGTGGATGTGCCACTTATGACCAATCGTATTGTGGCGAACATCAATGAAAAATTAAGCAGTGAAGTTGCACAGGGTAATTTTATTGCGGCTTTAAAAACCCATAGCAAGTTTGCTGACAACTGGTTGAAAAACTCAAAACGTCTAGACACGAAATACAATGTCGGTCGCGCTTTTGAAATGGGTGGGGCTCCGGTTGAAGCAGAAAAATACTATAAAGATGTTTTAAATCGTATTTACGCTATTCGCGGAACCCAAGAAGCTAAAGAGATTAAGGCTAAAGAAAATCTTCCATCAGAAGATGAGTTAAACCTGCGTCTGTCCGCGGTTTTCACGAACGAACAAAAGTACAATCAGGCTTATGAGTTTCTAAAGAACATCAAAAACCCAGAAACGTTAACTGAAGAAGCGCAAATTGAAAGAGTGAACATCGCCGTTCGTCTTCTTGAAAAGCGTGGTGATAATGAATCAGCTATTCGGTACTTGGGTGAACTTTTGCGCACATGGAAAGGTCAGCCAGAGTTAGTGGCAGAGCCTTATTTAAAATTAGCCGAACTGCAAATGAAACAAAACCGCAGTGCTGATGCTCTTCAAGCTTTGGGTATGATCGATAAGTTACAAAGTGATTCAGATAAAGTTTCACCAGTCGTTCACGCAAAGGCGCTTGAAATGACAGGCGATATTCAGCTTGAAAAAGGCCAACCATCAGAGGCCATCGCTTCCTATGAAAAGCTTTTAGAAAAATACGAAGACAAACGTCCATTGTCTTCCATACGTTACAAACTTGGTCAGATTCACTTTAACAAAGGTGAAATTCAAAAAGCCGCAACTGTTTGGAACGAATTTAAAGGTGAAAAAAGTGAGTTCTGGAAAAACTTGGCCCAGGAGCAATTGAAAAACTCTGAATGGCGCGATGGTTATAAGAAATATATCAAAAGAATTCCAGCCATGTCTGAGAACGAGCAAGGTAAGTAG
- a CDS encoding ABC transporter ATP-binding protein yields MSEKRSGVIEVVNFHKSFGGKKVHQGVNFYVRKGECLGLIGGSGTGKSVLLRSLVGLEKPDSGSILIDGEDIAPMNENELINIRKKVAYAFQGGALFDSMTVYENLAYPLREHFHYSEKEIALKIREQLAEFGLPESEHLYPGNLSGGMQKRVGLARAMMMHPEVVLYDEPTAGLDPYNTKRIQESILSLKAKGVTSILVTHDMPTVYAVCDKVALLQNGRIGEQYTIDKLKSEPEGPMSLFINGESA; encoded by the coding sequence ATGAGCGAAAAGCGCAGCGGTGTGATTGAAGTCGTTAACTTCCATAAATCCTTTGGCGGCAAAAAAGTTCATCAAGGTGTCAACTTTTACGTACGTAAAGGTGAATGCTTGGGATTGATTGGCGGCTCTGGAACAGGAAAGAGCGTCTTACTGCGCAGTCTTGTTGGTTTAGAAAAACCAGATTCAGGCAGTATTCTTATTGATGGCGAAGATATTGCGCCGATGAACGAAAATGAACTCATCAATATCCGTAAGAAAGTAGCCTACGCTTTTCAAGGTGGCGCACTGTTTGACTCAATGACGGTTTATGAAAACCTCGCTTACCCTTTGCGTGAACACTTTCACTATTCAGAAAAAGAAATAGCTTTAAAGATCCGCGAACAGCTTGCGGAATTTGGTTTGCCTGAATCTGAACATCTTTATCCAGGAAATCTTTCTGGCGGCATGCAAAAGCGTGTGGGCCTGGCTCGTGCGATGATGATGCATCCTGAAGTTGTTTTATATGACGAACCCACCGCGGGTTTAGATCCTTACAATACCAAACGCATTCAAGAATCTATTCTTTCGCTAAAAGCCAAAGGTGTTACGTCAATCCTCGTAACCCACGATATGCCCACTGTGTACGCCGTGTGCGATAAGGTCGCTCTTTTGCAAAACGGTCGCATCGGCGAACAATACACAATTGATAAATTAAAATCGGAACCTGAAGGCCCAATGAGCCTGTTCATAAATGGAGAAAGTGCTTAA
- a CDS encoding MlaE family ABC transporter permease, whose protein sequence is MNQFALPFTVFILEIIRFLGGTGLLFKDVVREIVKGKFYWKLLIEQIYHIGLRSLPLVVITAMSTGMVMSLQFGMGLEKFGGKLYVPKLVAVTILREMGPMFTSLMLAARVGAGIASEIGSMVVTQQIDAIRALGTSPIKKIVIPRVLACLITLPILATVANIVGNAGGLIIGATELNLDPNFYLLKVMSTSNIVDYLSGFGKTFFFALFIAIPACYFGLTVQNGTKEVGIATTKAVVVASIMILVGDFFLSKLFWIVEKMI, encoded by the coding sequence ATGAACCAATTTGCGTTGCCGTTCACAGTTTTTATTTTAGAGATCATCCGCTTCCTAGGCGGAACGGGTCTGCTATTTAAAGACGTTGTTCGCGAAATCGTAAAAGGGAAATTTTACTGGAAGCTTTTAATTGAGCAGATCTATCACATTGGTCTGCGCTCGTTACCACTTGTTGTGATCACCGCGATGAGCACCGGCATGGTGATGTCCCTGCAGTTTGGTATGGGTCTAGAAAAATTCGGTGGTAAACTTTATGTTCCTAAACTTGTGGCGGTCACGATCTTACGTGAAATGGGTCCGATGTTCACTAGCCTTATGCTAGCAGCCCGTGTGGGCGCCGGTATCGCCAGTGAAATTGGCAGTATGGTCGTAACACAACAAATCGATGCAATTCGTGCCTTGGGAACTTCACCGATTAAAAAAATCGTGATTCCAAGAGTCCTTGCGTGTTTGATCACCTTACCGATCCTTGCCACTGTTGCAAACATCGTAGGTAACGCAGGTGGTTTGATTATTGGCGCCACAGAATTAAATCTTGATCCCAACTTCTATCTTTTGAAAGTCATGTCCACTTCAAACATCGTCGACTATCTTTCTGGATTCGGTAAAACCTTCTTCTTTGCTTTATTTATCGCGATCCCCGCTTGTTACTTTGGTTTGACCGTACAAAATGGAACTAAAGAAGTCGGTATCGCTACTACCAAAGCCGTTGTCGTCGCTTCCATCATGATTCTTGTGGGGGATTTCTTCTTATCAAAACTTTTCTGGATCGTGGAGAAGATGATATGA
- a CDS encoding AAA-type ATPase lid domain-containing protein has translation MSYFDFDALQIEDRKMHEVKQLSLQLAATQASLLIVGEAGVGKTSLARYVYGKSRSPRLYCLDCKNPAGFDFGRIDGGTLLIEDLDCASTALQNELMRLVERTDGTRPRFISTSRRDVRAMVKQELFRQDLFYKLAVVHLEIPRLEDRVSDFPVIVNFILEVAQIMHGKTGLRLSPEAYARLNSWSWAGNIRELENVLERAVVLAKSSMIQPSDIQFEVAVEDLELDFAPGMSLSEVEKRLILQTLELTAQNRTRAAQMLGISIRTLRNKLNEYKEEGVL, from the coding sequence ATGTCGTACTTTGATTTTGATGCTTTACAAATTGAAGACAGAAAAATGCATGAAGTGAAGCAGTTGAGTCTTCAACTAGCAGCGACTCAGGCAAGTCTTTTAATTGTTGGTGAGGCGGGCGTAGGTAAAACTAGTTTGGCTCGTTATGTTTACGGCAAAAGTCGTTCACCGCGTTTGTACTGTCTTGATTGCAAAAATCCTGCGGGATTTGATTTTGGCAGAATCGACGGTGGAACTTTACTTATTGAAGATTTGGATTGCGCTTCAACCGCTTTGCAGAACGAATTGATGAGACTTGTTGAAAGAACAGATGGCACGCGTCCTCGTTTTATTTCAACTTCTCGCCGTGATGTCCGTGCGATGGTGAAGCAAGAACTTTTCCGTCAAGATCTGTTTTACAAGTTGGCAGTAGTTCACTTAGAAATTCCTCGTTTGGAAGACCGTGTTTCTGATTTCCCAGTGATTGTGAACTTTATTTTGGAAGTTGCGCAAATCATGCACGGTAAGACAGGTCTTCGTTTAAGCCCTGAAGCCTATGCTCGTTTAAACTCTTGGAGCTGGGCTGGCAACATCCGTGAACTTGAAAACGTGCTAGAAAGAGCCGTGGTTCTTGCAAAATCTTCAATGATTCAGCCCTCTGATATTCAATTTGAGGTGGCAGTTGAAGATTTAGAGCTGGATTTTGCTCCAGGCATGTCCCTTTCTGAGGTCGAAAAGCGTCTTATTTTACAGACCCTGGAGTTGACGGCACAAAACCGCACCCGGGCTGCTCAGATGCTAGGGATCAGCATTCGAACATTAAGAAATAAATTAAACGAATACAAAGAAGAAGGTGTTTTATGA
- a CDS encoding class II glutamine amidotransferase, translated as MCQLLAMNCNTPTDICFSFTGFQARGGLTDSHNDGWGIAFFEDRGVRQFLDTAPSAHSKVAELVRSYPIKSKNVVAHIRKATQGKVSLENTHPFMRELWGRYWIFAHNGTLVDFNPELDGSYLPVGNTDSEFVFCWIMQELRKQFGSVFPGTEKLFAALTELSKVAGDHGKFNFLLCNGSLLFAHCSTNLTYVLRKAPFPTVQLKDQDVTVDLSAQTTSEDRVAIIATSPLTHNEVWTDMKPGTLSLFEEGGISKTADTVVGVPRGLNY; from the coding sequence ATGTGTCAGCTTCTTGCGATGAATTGCAATACTCCTACTGATATTTGTTTTTCGTTCACGGGTTTCCAAGCTCGCGGTGGGTTGACGGATTCCCATAATGACGGTTGGGGTATTGCATTTTTTGAAGATCGCGGTGTTCGCCAATTTCTAGATACCGCTCCTTCTGCCCATTCTAAAGTCGCTGAACTTGTTCGAAGCTATCCAATCAAATCTAAAAATGTTGTGGCGCATATTCGTAAAGCGACTCAAGGAAAGGTATCGTTAGAAAATACTCATCCTTTTATGCGTGAACTGTGGGGCCGATATTGGATCTTTGCCCATAACGGGACACTTGTAGATTTTAATCCAGAACTTGATGGCAGCTACTTACCTGTAGGCAACACCGACAGTGAGTTCGTGTTTTGCTGGATTATGCAGGAGTTAAGAAAACAATTTGGCAGTGTATTTCCTGGCACAGAGAAATTATTCGCAGCACTGACAGAACTATCCAAAGTTGCAGGCGATCATGGGAAGTTTAACTTCCTACTTTGCAACGGCAGTTTATTGTTTGCCCATTGCTCTACGAATCTTACTTATGTTTTGCGTAAAGCTCCGTTCCCAACGGTGCAATTGAAAGATCAGGATGTAACGGTGGATTTGAGCGCGCAGACCACAAGTGAAGATCGTGTGGCGATCATTGCGACAAGTCCTTTGACTCACAATGAAGTTTGGACTGACATGAAACCGGGAACATTAAGTTTGTTTGAAGAAGGTGGAATTTCAAAAACGGCCGACACCGTGGTGGGCGTTCCAAGGGGTCTGAACTACTAG